A part of Streptomyces sp. NBC_01451 genomic DNA contains:
- a CDS encoding phytanoyl-CoA dioxygenase family protein, translating to MDDELVERFLEDGFVKIESAFPPRVAEHCARLLWRETGCDPDDPGTWTKPVHRVSDMAQGPFAAAVNTPALHEAFDALVGEGRWASRYSLGSFPLRFPHEEEPDDAGWHIEGSYLPEGANWPYTNLRSRDRSLLMLFLFSEVGEADAPTRIRVGSHLDVPPLLEPYGEEGVSGLEIAPELVAASAHRPLARATGRPGDVYLCHPFLVHAAQPHHGTRPRFMAQPPLHPAVPYELERADGTYSPVEIAIHRGLSRDV from the coding sequence ATGGACGACGAGCTGGTGGAGCGCTTCCTCGAAGACGGGTTCGTGAAGATCGAGAGCGCCTTCCCGCCACGCGTCGCCGAGCACTGCGCACGGTTGCTCTGGCGGGAGACGGGGTGCGACCCGGACGACCCGGGCACCTGGACGAAGCCCGTGCACCGGGTGTCCGACATGGCCCAGGGCCCGTTCGCCGCCGCGGTCAACACCCCTGCCCTGCATGAGGCGTTCGACGCGCTGGTGGGCGAGGGCCGCTGGGCGTCACGCTATTCGCTGGGGAGCTTTCCACTGCGGTTCCCGCACGAGGAGGAACCGGACGACGCGGGCTGGCACATCGAGGGCAGCTATCTCCCCGAGGGCGCGAACTGGCCGTACACGAACCTCCGCTCCCGGGACCGGTCCCTGCTGATGCTGTTCCTGTTCAGCGAGGTCGGCGAGGCGGACGCCCCGACGCGCATCCGGGTGGGCTCGCATCTGGACGTACCCCCGCTGCTGGAGCCGTACGGCGAGGAGGGCGTCTCGGGGCTGGAGATCGCTCCGGAACTGGTGGCGGCCTCGGCACACCGTCCGCTCGCCCGTGCCACCGGCCGCCCCGGCGACGTGTACCTGTGCCACCCGTTCCTGGTCCACGCGGCACAACCGCACCACGGCACCCGACCCCGCTTCATGGCCCAGCCACCGCTGCATCCGGCGGTGCCGTACGAGCTGGAGCGTGCCGACGGGACGTACTCCCCGGTGGAGATCGCGATCCACCGGGGCCTGAGCAGAGACGTCTGA
- a CDS encoding glycoside hydrolase family 6 protein, whose protein sequence is MSRTRTAILASMAMVAGATGAAAAAAQADVGIAAIPCTVAYTVQNQWSTGFTAAVTVTNNSAAKSSWAVKWSYAGNQQVTSGWNAKITQSGTAVTAANETYNGTLATGGSVSFGFNGSYSGTNALPTTFTLDGVTCNVDGGTDPTNPPDPGTGTRVDNPYAGAKVYVNPEWSAKAAAETGGSRVSNQPTGVWLDRIAAINGVNGGMGLRAHLDAALQQKGTGELVVQLVIYNLPGRDCAALASNGELGPTEIDKYKTQYIDPIAAILADTKYAGLRIVTTVEIDSLPNLVTNTGSRVTATPACDVMKANGNYVKGVGYALNKLGDVPNVYNYVDAGHHGWIGWDDNFGASADLFKQAATAEGATVNDVHGFITNTANYSALKENNFTINDTVAGKSVRESKWVDWNRYTDELSFAQAFRNQLVTVGFPSTIGMLIDTSRNGWGGPARPTGPGATTTVDTYVDGGRYDRRFQTGNWCNQSGAGLGERPKAAPATGIDAYVWMKPPGESDGSSSAIPNDEGKGFDRMCDPTYTGNPRNNNNMSGALPNAPVSGHWFSAQFQQLMANAYPAL, encoded by the coding sequence ATGAGCCGTACCAGAACAGCGATCCTCGCCTCCATGGCGATGGTCGCCGGTGCCACCGGCGCCGCGGCAGCCGCGGCGCAGGCCGACGTCGGCATCGCGGCGATCCCCTGCACCGTCGCCTACACGGTGCAGAACCAGTGGTCCACCGGCTTCACCGCCGCCGTGACGGTCACCAACAACAGCGCGGCCAAGTCGAGTTGGGCCGTGAAGTGGTCGTACGCCGGCAACCAGCAGGTCACCAGCGGCTGGAACGCCAAGATCACCCAGAGCGGCACCGCCGTGACCGCCGCCAACGAGACCTACAACGGGACGCTCGCCACCGGTGGTTCGGTGAGCTTCGGCTTCAACGGCAGCTACAGCGGCACCAACGCGCTCCCGACCACCTTCACCCTCGACGGCGTCACCTGCAACGTCGACGGCGGGACCGACCCCACGAACCCGCCGGACCCCGGCACCGGCACGAGGGTCGACAACCCGTACGCCGGCGCCAAGGTGTACGTGAACCCGGAGTGGTCGGCGAAGGCCGCCGCCGAGACGGGCGGCAGCCGGGTCTCCAACCAGCCCACCGGCGTCTGGCTGGACCGGATCGCGGCGATCAACGGAGTCAACGGCGGGATGGGCCTGCGCGCCCACCTCGACGCGGCCCTCCAGCAGAAGGGCACCGGCGAACTCGTCGTCCAGCTGGTCATCTACAACCTGCCCGGACGCGACTGCGCCGCCCTCGCCTCCAACGGCGAACTCGGCCCGACGGAGATCGACAAGTACAAGACCCAGTACATCGACCCGATCGCGGCGATCCTCGCGGACACCAAGTACGCGGGTCTGCGTATCGTCACGACCGTCGAGATCGACTCGCTGCCCAACCTCGTCACCAACACCGGCAGCCGGGTCACGGCAACGCCCGCCTGTGACGTGATGAAGGCGAACGGCAACTACGTCAAGGGCGTCGGCTACGCGCTCAACAAGCTCGGTGACGTGCCGAACGTCTACAACTACGTCGACGCCGGCCACCACGGCTGGATCGGCTGGGACGACAACTTCGGCGCCTCCGCCGACCTGTTCAAGCAGGCGGCCACCGCCGAGGGCGCGACCGTGAACGACGTGCACGGGTTCATCACCAACACGGCGAACTACAGCGCCCTGAAGGAGAACAACTTCACCATCAACGACACCGTGGCCGGCAAGTCCGTCCGCGAGTCGAAGTGGGTGGACTGGAACCGGTACACCGACGAGCTCTCCTTCGCGCAGGCATTCCGCAACCAGCTGGTCACGGTCGGCTTCCCGTCCACCATCGGCATGCTGATCGACACGTCCAGGAACGGCTGGGGCGGGCCCGCCCGGCCCACCGGTCCGGGTGCGACGACCACCGTCGACACCTACGTCGACGGCGGACGCTACGACCGGCGGTTCCAGACCGGCAACTGGTGCAACCAGTCCGGCGCGGGCCTGGGAGAGCGCCCGAAGGCCGCTCCGGCGACCGGGATCGACGCGTACGTGTGGATGAAGCCTCCGGGCGAGTCCGACGGCTCCAGCTCGGCGATCCCGAACGACGAGGGCAAGGGCTTCGACCGGATGTGCGACCCGACGTACACCGGTAACCCGCGGAACAACAACAACATGTCCGGTGCGCTGCCGAACGCGCCGGTCTCCGGGCACTGGTTCTCGGCACAGTTCCAGCAGCTCATGGCCAACGCCTACCCGGCGCTCTAG